From Schaalia sp. ZJ405, one genomic window encodes:
- a CDS encoding NADH-quinone oxidoreductase subunit G yields the protein MSDAPQMVDVTIDDVHLSVPQGTLVIRAAEQAGIRIPRFCDHPLLKPVAACRQCLVEVGMPDRNTGELRFMPKPQPSCAQTVTPGMVVKTQFTSEVADKAQRGVMEFLLINHPLDCPICDKGGECPLQNQAMTEGRGTSRFADAKRTYRKPLKLTSQILLDRDRCILCQRCVRFGKEISGDVFIDLQGRGGGTAPTDDHYFMAEQIGGFDTSTLGYHDPKGKGSGDAGISGPYGDAGIIGSVNEGELGPSDRDISGRAFASYFSGNIIQICPVGALTAASYRFRARPFDLVSTPSVTEQDASGSAIRVDMRRGEVVRRMAGNDPEVNEEWITDKDRFAFEWDRQDRLTTPLVRENGELVPTSWSDALHRVREGLEAAQGAVGFLPGGRLTFEDAWAWSKFARTVVGSDSIDARSRSFSEEERSFLASRVAGSGLGVTYGDLEKASQVLLVGLEPEDECGALFLRLRKAVLKGSLKVSTVAPMTSNGSRKLKAQLLRAAPGTEVEVIESIAAGGLNGDLAKALKGGIVLVGERAGRTPGLLSAVDTLAARVGARLQWVPRRSGERAAIEAGLLPGLLPFGRSLVDAQSRQSLGWSDTVPTQPGLDVQGIVEGVLDQSVGALVVGGVDVRDFEEPGVVLEALEAVPFLVSLEVRASVVTECADVVLPVAPPREKNGTFINWEGRLRPFGQAMSARSLTDRDVFVRLADEFGVDLGIATLEDLYNEVNPLMSWTGSRAPFVLVTAPAPEPVPAGQALLATHKPMIDAGRLQDGAPWLAGAARQPVALVSAQTLALVGIHEGERLTLTTERGSITLPAVVADLPDHVAWVPECSTQSLVHMSLGPAGSHVALSSGEVAR from the coding sequence ATGAGTGACGCACCTCAGATGGTGGACGTGACCATCGATGACGTCCATCTGAGTGTCCCGCAGGGGACCCTCGTCATCCGCGCCGCCGAGCAGGCGGGCATCCGGATCCCGCGTTTTTGTGACCACCCGCTCCTCAAACCGGTTGCGGCGTGCCGCCAGTGCCTCGTCGAAGTCGGAATGCCTGACCGCAACACCGGCGAGTTGCGTTTCATGCCGAAGCCGCAGCCCTCGTGTGCGCAGACCGTAACCCCGGGAATGGTTGTCAAAACCCAGTTCACCTCAGAGGTTGCCGACAAGGCGCAGCGCGGTGTTATGGAGTTCCTCCTGATCAACCACCCGCTGGATTGCCCGATCTGCGACAAGGGCGGCGAATGCCCCCTGCAGAACCAGGCAATGACTGAAGGACGTGGCACCTCGCGTTTCGCCGATGCGAAGCGGACGTACCGTAAGCCGCTGAAGCTCACAAGCCAGATTCTCCTTGACCGCGATCGTTGCATCCTGTGTCAGCGGTGCGTGCGTTTCGGTAAAGAAATCTCCGGTGACGTCTTCATCGATCTTCAGGGTCGAGGCGGTGGCACTGCCCCAACGGATGACCACTACTTCATGGCCGAGCAGATCGGCGGTTTCGACACGTCAACGCTGGGCTACCACGACCCCAAGGGCAAGGGCTCCGGTGACGCCGGTATCTCAGGCCCCTACGGTGACGCGGGGATCATCGGTTCGGTGAACGAGGGCGAGCTCGGCCCGTCCGACCGAGATATTTCGGGACGCGCATTCGCGTCATACTTCTCGGGCAACATTATTCAGATCTGTCCGGTCGGGGCGCTGACCGCGGCCTCGTACCGTTTCCGCGCTCGCCCCTTCGACCTCGTGTCGACTCCGTCGGTCACCGAGCAAGACGCGTCAGGCTCTGCGATCCGCGTTGACATGCGACGCGGTGAAGTTGTTCGCCGCATGGCTGGCAACGACCCGGAAGTCAACGAAGAGTGGATCACCGATAAGGATCGTTTCGCTTTCGAATGGGACCGCCAGGATCGCCTGACAACCCCGCTGGTGCGTGAAAACGGTGAACTCGTGCCGACATCATGGTCGGATGCGCTTCACCGGGTCCGCGAAGGCTTGGAAGCCGCGCAGGGAGCCGTTGGTTTCCTTCCCGGTGGCCGACTGACCTTCGAGGATGCATGGGCGTGGTCGAAGTTCGCCCGCACCGTCGTTGGCTCAGACTCCATCGACGCGCGTTCGCGGTCCTTCTCCGAGGAGGAACGCTCGTTCCTCGCCTCGCGCGTTGCCGGTTCCGGCCTGGGAGTGACCTACGGTGACCTTGAAAAAGCCTCGCAGGTTCTTCTCGTCGGCCTCGAACCCGAAGACGAATGTGGTGCCCTATTCCTTCGCCTCCGCAAGGCCGTCCTCAAGGGATCGTTGAAAGTCTCCACGGTCGCGCCGATGACGAGCAATGGTTCGCGCAAACTTAAAGCCCAGTTGCTGCGCGCGGCTCCCGGCACCGAGGTCGAGGTCATTGAGTCGATCGCTGCAGGTGGCCTCAACGGTGACCTCGCCAAGGCTCTTAAGGGCGGCATCGTCCTCGTCGGTGAGCGTGCTGGCCGCACACCGGGATTACTCAGCGCAGTTGATACCCTCGCAGCTCGCGTGGGCGCACGTCTCCAGTGGGTTCCGCGTCGCAGCGGTGAGCGCGCCGCCATTGAGGCCGGACTCCTTCCGGGTCTGTTGCCTTTTGGACGTTCGCTCGTTGATGCCCAGTCCCGTCAGTCCCTTGGCTGGTCAGATACTGTTCCGACGCAGCCGGGGCTTGACGTTCAGGGAATTGTCGAGGGCGTCCTCGATCAGTCCGTTGGCGCACTCGTTGTCGGCGGCGTTGACGTTCGAGACTTCGAGGAACCGGGTGTTGTCCTTGAGGCCCTTGAAGCAGTTCCCTTCCTTGTGTCTCTTGAGGTGCGAGCATCAGTCGTCACCGAATGTGCTGACGTGGTGCTTCCGGTTGCACCGCCGCGGGAAAAGAACGGCACATTCATCAACTGGGAGGGACGTCTACGGCCCTTCGGTCAGGCAATGTCCGCTCGTTCCCTGACGGATCGCGACGTCTTCGTCCGTCTTGCAGACGAGTTCGGTGTTGACCTGGGAATCGCGACTCTCGAAGACCTGTACAACGAGGTCAATCCGCTGATGAGCTGGACGGGCTCTCGCGCTCCCTTTGTCTTGGTGACGGCGCCCGCGCCTGAGCCGGTTCCTGCGGGTCAGGCTCTCCTGGCAACCCACAAGCCGATGATTGATGCGGGACGTCTCCAGGATGGGGCACCCTGGCTTGCAGGGGCCGCGCGCCAGCCGGTTGCTCTGGTTTCAGCTCAGACGCTTGCGCTGGTTGGAATTCACGAGGGCGAGCGCCTCACCCTGACCACGGAGCGCGGTTCGATCACGCTGCCGGCGGTTGTTGCGGACCTGCCCGACCACGTCGCGTGGGTGCCGGAGTGTTCAACGCAGTCTCTTGTTCACATGTCCCTGGGGCCGGCTGGTTCCCACGTGGCACTCAGCAGTGGGGAGGTGGCCCGGTGA
- the nuoH gene encoding NADH-quinone oxidoreductase subunit NuoH, protein MNLTALAVPKYAAADFSEETWWITLIKAVFLILFLIINVIAALWVERRGLGRMQTRPGPNVAGPLGLFQAFADAGKLLFKEDMWTRRSDKFLYFLAPAIAAFSAFSIFAVIPMGPNVNLFGHSSPLQLADMPVATLYILAVTSLGLYGIVLGGWSTRSTLPLYGAVRSSAQVISYELAMGMALVSVFLMSGTMSTSQIVASQGQVWWAFALAPAFVVYLISACGEVNRLPFDLPEAEGELVAGHMTEYSSMKFGWYYLSEYINMLNVSAVATTMFFGGWHAPWPLSHFGILNDGWWGMLWFFLKMWFFMFLLIWTRATLLRFRYDQFMTLGWKWLMPIALLWLVAVAVVRGVTAWVEIPLPILGGIIVVFFAVVLAILWVTDKGEVVTRDPASEEYTGFEDGFPVPPLPGQQPVKSTRAGREPILATTSEEGTDE, encoded by the coding sequence GTGAACCTGACGGCTCTTGCGGTGCCAAAATACGCCGCAGCAGATTTCTCCGAGGAGACGTGGTGGATCACGCTGATTAAGGCCGTGTTCCTCATCCTCTTCCTCATCATCAACGTGATCGCAGCCCTGTGGGTTGAGCGCCGAGGCCTCGGTCGCATGCAGACCCGCCCGGGTCCCAACGTTGCTGGACCTCTGGGGCTTTTCCAGGCTTTCGCTGACGCAGGCAAGCTCCTCTTCAAGGAGGACATGTGGACTCGTCGCTCAGATAAGTTCCTCTACTTCCTTGCCCCGGCGATTGCGGCATTCTCGGCGTTCAGCATCTTCGCGGTCATCCCGATGGGACCGAATGTCAACCTTTTCGGTCATTCATCGCCGCTTCAGCTCGCAGACATGCCCGTGGCAACGCTCTACATCCTCGCGGTCACATCGCTGGGTCTCTACGGCATCGTCCTGGGCGGATGGTCGACTCGGTCAACGCTTCCGCTCTACGGCGCGGTTCGCTCCTCCGCTCAGGTGATTTCCTATGAGCTTGCGATGGGCATGGCGTTGGTTTCCGTCTTCCTCATGTCAGGCACGATGTCGACCTCGCAAATCGTTGCCTCTCAGGGACAGGTCTGGTGGGCTTTCGCCCTCGCTCCCGCATTCGTTGTGTACCTCATCAGCGCATGCGGTGAAGTCAACCGCCTTCCTTTCGACCTTCCCGAAGCTGAAGGTGAACTGGTTGCCGGTCACATGACGGAGTATTCGTCGATGAAATTCGGCTGGTACTACCTGTCGGAGTACATCAACATGCTCAACGTTTCAGCGGTGGCCACAACGATGTTCTTCGGCGGCTGGCATGCTCCGTGGCCGCTGTCCCACTTTGGCATCCTCAACGACGGCTGGTGGGGAATGCTGTGGTTCTTCCTCAAGATGTGGTTCTTCATGTTCCTGCTGATCTGGACGCGTGCCACTTTGCTGCGCTTCCGCTACGACCAGTTCATGACCCTCGGGTGGAAGTGGCTCATGCCGATCGCTCTGCTCTGGCTAGTTGCGGTTGCGGTTGTCCGCGGTGTCACCGCGTGGGTTGAGATCCCGCTTCCGATTCTTGGGGGAATCATCGTCGTATTCTTCGCTGTCGTTCTCGCGATCCTGTGGGTGACCGACAAGGGCGAGGTCGTCACACGTGATCCGGCCTCGGAGGAATACACCGGGTTCGAGGACGGGTTCCCCGTTCCACCGCTTCCGGGCCAACAGCCAGTGAAGTCCACTCGCGCGGGGCGCGAGCCCATCCTTGCGACCACTTCTGAGGAGGGTACCGATGAGTAA
- the nuoI gene encoding NADH-quinone oxidoreductase subunit NuoI has translation MSKKSTESGQMRFEHDPKGPIAEFFAPVAGYGVTISSFFRPTVTEQYPREPARVQPRFHGRHQLNRYADGLEKCIGCELCAWACPADAIFVEAASNTPQEQYSPGERFGNVYQINYLRCIFCGMCIEACPTRALTMSNDFELAKYTREDDIYEKQDLLVPLSEGMLSTPHPMVEGYSDGDYYRGEVTGVTQTQIDWVREQRPDDPSLAHASATQEVQR, from the coding sequence ATGAGTAAGAAATCCACGGAATCGGGACAGATGCGGTTCGAGCACGATCCGAAGGGACCGATCGCGGAGTTCTTCGCTCCCGTTGCCGGATACGGGGTGACGATTTCCTCGTTCTTCCGTCCCACGGTCACCGAGCAGTACCCGCGCGAACCCGCGAGAGTGCAGCCGCGATTCCACGGCCGACACCAGCTCAACCGCTACGCCGATGGTTTGGAAAAGTGCATCGGATGTGAGCTGTGTGCCTGGGCGTGCCCGGCCGACGCCATTTTCGTTGAGGCGGCGTCTAACACCCCGCAGGAGCAGTACTCGCCGGGGGAGCGTTTCGGCAACGTCTACCAGATCAACTACCTGCGATGCATTTTCTGCGGAATGTGCATCGAAGCATGTCCGACGCGCGCTCTGACGATGAGTAACGACTTCGAGCTTGCGAAGTACACGCGCGAAGACGACATTTACGAAAAGCAGGATCTGCTTGTTCCACTGTCGGAGGGGATGCTTTCCACACCTCACCCGATGGTTGAGGGATACTCCGATGGTGACTACTACCGCGGTGAGGTCACCGGAGTCACTCAAACCCAGATTGACTGGGTGCGCGAGCAACGCCCCGATGATCCGTCGCTGGCACACGCGTCGGCCACTCAGGAGGTACAGCGATGA
- a CDS encoding NADH-quinone oxidoreductase subunit J: MNFLGSWPVVESTGQAVLFGCTAVFMIACALGVLFLKKAAYAAICMVGVMIGLAVLYLSLEAPFLGVTQVVVYTGAIMMLFLFVIMMIGIGATDGYTVQGRGKIYGAILAGLGLALVLVSTIGHTTITNAPGYAKVDPYSDQPITDLATTLFSEHWLTMELAGALLITAAIGAMLLTHSDRLGVAINQHETVKAKMRAFAQTGRHIGQLPAPGVYARTNAADVPAISGETLGPVEESVPRVIRVRGLDRTLDQVDREVAQSLMLARAQETIDSPFALEASAAVARSGSWGMPGPAAPTGLDQPEAHVDSQPDAQVLPDASATASIQEEEK; encoded by the coding sequence ATGAATTTCCTCGGCAGCTGGCCGGTCGTTGAATCGACGGGTCAGGCAGTTCTCTTCGGATGCACGGCGGTCTTCATGATTGCCTGTGCCCTCGGGGTGCTGTTCTTGAAGAAGGCGGCCTACGCGGCGATCTGCATGGTCGGCGTGATGATCGGCCTGGCGGTGCTCTACCTGTCTCTTGAAGCACCGTTCCTTGGGGTCACGCAGGTCGTTGTCTACACGGGCGCGATCATGATGCTCTTCCTCTTCGTCATCATGATGATCGGCATCGGCGCAACCGACGGGTACACCGTCCAGGGACGCGGCAAGATTTACGGTGCGATCCTCGCTGGGCTCGGCCTGGCGCTCGTCCTCGTGTCCACCATTGGTCACACGACCATCACCAACGCGCCGGGGTACGCAAAAGTTGATCCCTATTCGGATCAACCCATTACGGATCTGGCAACAACGCTCTTCTCCGAACACTGGCTGACAATGGAGCTCGCCGGGGCGCTGCTGATCACCGCAGCGATCGGTGCAATGCTCCTGACGCACTCAGATCGACTGGGCGTGGCGATTAACCAGCACGAAACAGTCAAGGCCAAGATGCGTGCCTTCGCTCAAACGGGACGTCACATCGGTCAGCTTCCTGCTCCGGGTGTGTACGCACGGACCAACGCCGCCGATGTGCCGGCGATTTCCGGTGAGACTCTGGGGCCGGTTGAAGAATCGGTGCCTCGAGTCATCCGTGTCCGTGGCCTCGATCGGACGCTCGACCAGGTGGATCGCGAGGTTGCGCAGTCGCTGATGCTGGCGCGTGCCCAGGAGACAATCGATTCTCCCTTTGCTCTTGAAGCCTCCGCTGCTGTTGCGCGTTCGGGATCCTGGGGGATGCCCGGGCCCGCTGCGCCCACTGGACTTGATCAGCCCGAAGCACATGTTGATTCTCAGCCGGATGCTCAGGTGCTGCCCGATGCATCCGCCACCGCTTCGATCCAGGAGGAAGAAAAGTGA
- the nuoK gene encoding NADH-quinone oxidoreductase subunit NuoK, with the protein MSLSWYLVLAGILFSIGAVVVLVRRSAVISLMGVELMLNSANLVFVTFARMFGDVNGEIMAFFVMIVAAAEVVVGLAIIVSIFKSRATTSVDDSNLLKH; encoded by the coding sequence GTGAGTCTGTCCTGGTACCTCGTCCTCGCGGGAATTCTTTTCTCGATCGGCGCCGTTGTTGTTCTTGTGCGCCGTTCGGCGGTAATTTCCCTCATGGGTGTTGAACTCATGCTGAATTCGGCAAACCTCGTTTTCGTGACCTTCGCGCGAATGTTCGGCGATGTCAACGGCGAAATTATGGCGTTCTTCGTCATGATCGTCGCCGCAGCGGAAGTTGTCGTTGGTTTGGCCATCATCGTGTCCATCTTCAAGTCGCGCGCAACAACAAGCGTCGACGATTCGAACCTACTCAAGCACTGA